From the Lolium rigidum isolate FL_2022 chromosome 2, APGP_CSIRO_Lrig_0.1, whole genome shotgun sequence genome, one window contains:
- the LOC124690326 gene encoding ergosterol biosynthetic protein 28-like, which translates to MGVAVAGRKLAALPALGWWLVVVGAVRLGFAWSGFFDARAVRAGTYSGTHVTDVHGRTVGVWTLLSCTLCFMCAFNLENRPLCGATLLSFVYAYGHFVVEYLVYRTITAASLGTLGFFAVPSIIWTIFHWRNALGHHRAATKQS; encoded by the exons ATGGGTGTTGCGGTGGCCGGGAGGAAGCTTGCCGCGCTGCCAGCGCTCGGGTGGTGGCTCGTGGTGGTCGGCGCCGTCCGCCTGGGCTTCGCCtggtccggcttcttcgacgcccGGGCGGTCCGCGCCGGCACCTACTCCGGCACGCacg TGACCGATGTACACGGCCGCACCGTCGGCGTGTGGACGCTCCTGTCCTGCACGCTCTGCTTCATGTGCGCCTTCAACCTCGAGAACAGGCCGCTCTGCGGAGCGACTCTCCTGTCCTTCGTCTACGCCTACGGCCATTTCGTCGTGGAGTACCTGGTTTACCGTACCATCACCGCAGCAAGCCTCGGCACTCTCGGCTTCTTTGCCG TCCCGTCGATCATCTGGACGATATTCCATTGGAGGAACGCTCTTGGCCACCACCGCGCTGCGACCAAGCAGTCGTGA